A window from Purpureocillium takamizusanense chromosome 3, complete sequence encodes these proteins:
- the PMC1_3 gene encoding plasma membrane calcium (TransMembrane:11 (i317-334o354-373i521-543o563-591i1019-1041o1053-1072i1093-1114o1134-1150i1171-1195o1207-1228i1346-1367o)~COG:P~EggNog:ENOG503NX5D) — MKDASDSEPPPGPPIGRRRAPTITIDTTAVSANNSPGGIPQDGTRASPSVSPISPPDDAAAASPSTIAEPPVAGFTPTNQRPELRADTSFDSKDSRPTSPHNVSSPVMSRAAAEGVAGFLSVPPNPLRSRQNSVDSQDAVRSVSSHGETTVVASSYTQTDKFKAAGNDKIMKDASALSPDAGTEADFKVDNNPFAFTPGQLNKMFNPKSLPAFYALGGLRGLEKGLRSDRKSGLSTDESRLDGEVSFEDATTTTVKNSKLETEGVISPVARQPTNKSSRAKDDSFSDRYRVFRDNRLPVKKGKSLLQLMWITYNDKVLILLSIAAVISLGVGLYQTFGGEHKPGEPKVEWVEGVAIIAAIAIVVIVGSLNDYSKERQFARLNKKKQDRNVKVVRSGRTVEVSVFDLMVGDVIHLEPGDLVPADGVLIEGFNVKCDESQTTGESDIIRKRPADEVFDAIANHENLKKMDPFIQSGARIMEGVGTYMATSTGIYSSYGKTLMALNEDPEMTPLQAKLNVIATYIAKLGGAAGLLLFIVLFIEFLVRLPRLDDSVTPAAKGQMFLNIFIVVVTIIVVAVPEGLPLAVTLALAFATTRMLKDANLVRHLKACEVMGNATTICSDKTGTLTQNKMQVVSGTIGTNNRFGGARPKSPDSDDDDDEDAEPALDDTSADISAADFAAMLSAPVRELLLKSVALNSTAFEGEVDGEKTFIGSKTETALLLFARAHLAMGPVSEERESATTLQIIPFDSGRKCMGIVTQLPKGRARLYVKGASEILLAKCTQTLRDPSADDSLVPLTSDDSRTIARLIESYAMRSLRTIGICYRDFDSWPPKAARRMEGGKDQVEFSDIFRDMNFVGVVGIQDPLRDGVYESVRACQKAGVVVRMVTGDNKLTAQAIAKECGILQPNSIVMEGPDFRNLSKLQQEELIPRLHVLARSSPEDKRILVKRLKDKGETVAVTGDGTNDAPALKMADVGFSMGIAGTEVAKEASAIILMDDNFSSIVKALKWGRAVNDAVKRFLQFQLTVNITAVVLTFVTAVSSGKEESVLTAVQLLWVNLIMDTLAALALATDPPQDSVLERKPEPKGSSIISPTMWKMILGQAVYQLVITFLLYYGVPKGLIDGIITNEPLPAQVVNTLVFNTFVWMQIFNQWNNRRLDNKFNIFEGLTSNWFFIGISVIMCGGQVLIIFVGGAAFQIANGAGRDAALWGIAIILGALSIPIGVIIRLIPDSALLALIPDFLKQRAHKVPGLTVSDEEMDMYPEPLADVRDELNFLRRMKGGRLNNLKFAVQHPKETLMRRSRSPSHSRSESMHAPVMPEREDSFGSRAPTPDSRTRSRSNRSRSNSALGAPTVMAGIVAAGVAAGWAPSGRPSADEAAADRGPESSETRRE, encoded by the exons ATGAAGGACGCCAGCGACTCCGaaccgccgccaggccctcCCATCGGGCGCCGGAGAGC GCCAACCATCACCATTGACACCACTGCCGTCAGCGCAAACAACAGTCCCGGCGGCATACCCCAAGACGGCACCCGGGCGAGCCCCTCCGTATCACCCATATCACcccccgacgacgctgccgccgccagcccgtccACCATTGCCGAGCCCCCCGTCGCTGGCTTCACTCCCACCAACCAGCGCcccgagctgcgcgccgacaCCTCCTTCGACAGCAAAGACAGCCGGCCCACGAGCCCGCACAACGTCTCGAGCCCCGTCatgtcgcgcgccgccgccgaaggaGTCGCCGGCTTCCTCTCCGTGCCCCCGAACCCCCTGCGCTCCAGGCAGAACTCGGTCGACTCCCAGGATGCCGTGCGCTCCGTCAGCTCCCACGGCGAGACCACCGTGGTCGCCTCGAGCTACACGCAGACGGACAAGTTCAAGGCGGCCGGCAATGATAAGATCATGAAGGACGCCTCGGCCCTGTCCCCCGACGCGGGCACCGAGGCTGACTTCAAAGTCGACAACAACCCCTTCGCCTTCACCCCCGGCCAGCTCAACAAAATGTTCAACCCCAAGAGTCTCCCGGCCTTTTACGCGCTCGGTGGGCTCCGCGGGCTGGAGAAGGGCCTGCGCTCGGACCGCAAATCGGGCCTCAGCACCGACGAgtcgcgcctcgacggcgaggtctCGTTCGAggacgcgacgacgacgacggtcaAGAACAGTAAGCTGGAGACGGAGGGTGTCATCAGTCCGGTGGCCCGACAGCCCACTAACAAGTCTTCGCGTGCCAAAGACGACTCCTTCTCCGACAGGTATCGCGTCTTCAGGGACAACAGACTGCCCgtcaagaagggcaagagcCTGCTCCAGCTCATGTGGATCACTTACAACGACAAGGTGCTGATTCTACTGTCCATtgccgccgtcatcagccTTGGCGTCGGTCTCTACCAAACATTTGGCGGCGAGCATAAGCCCGGCGAGCCCAAGGTTGAAtgggtcgagggcgtggccattatcgccgccattgccattGTCGTCATTGTCGGCTCTCTCAACGATTACTCCAAGGAACGACAGTTTGCCCGCTTGAACAAGAAGAAACAGGACCGCAACGTAAAGGTGGTCCGCTCTGGGAGGACGGTCGAGGTATCCGTGTTTGACCTCATGGTCGGCGATGTCATCCACCTCGAGCCCGGCGACCTGGTGCCTGCCGACGGCGTGCTCATTGAGGGCTTCAACGTCAAGTGCGACGAGTCTCAGACGACGGGCGAATCCGACATTATCCGCAAGCGAccggccgacgaggtcttCGACGCCATTGCGAACCACGAGAATCTTAAGAAGATGGACCCGTTCATCCAGTCAGGCGCGCGAATCATGGAGGGCGTCGGCACTTACATGGCTACGTCCACCGGCATCTACTCGTCGTACGGCAAGACGCTCATGGCCCTCAACGAGGACCCGGAGATGACGCCCCTCcaggccaagctcaacgTCATCGCCACGTACATCGCCAAGCtcggtggtgccgccggTCTGCTCCTGTTCATCGTCCTCTTCATCGAGTTCCTGGTTCGCCTCCCGCGCCTGGACGACAGCGTCACCCCAGCTGCAAAGGGCCAGATGTTCCTCAACATCttcattgtcgtcgtcaccatcatcgtcgtcgctgttcCTGAAGGCCTGCCGTTGGCCGTGACACTCGCGCTGGCCTTTGCCACGACCCGCATGCTCAAGGACGCCAACCTGGTCCGCCACCTCAAAGCCTGCGAGGTCATGGGCAACGCGACGACCATTTGCTCCGACAAGACAGGTACCCTGACGCAGAACAAGATGCAGGTCGTATCGGGCACCATCGGCACCAACAACCGCTTCGGAGGCGCCCGTCCCAAGTCGCCAGacagcgacgatgacgacgacgaggacgccgagcccgccctcgacgacacgAGCGCCGACATTTCAGCCGCGGACTTTGCAGCCATGCTCAGCGCTCCCGTCAGGGAATTGCTGCTCAAGTCGGTCGCGCTCAACTCGACGGCGtttgagggcgaggtcgacggcgagaagaCGTTTATCGGATccaagacggagacggcccTCCTGTtgttcgcgcgcgcgcacctcgCCATGGGCCCCGTCAGCGAGGAGCGTGAGAGCGCCACGACCCTGCAGATCATTCCTTTTGACTCCGGCCGCAAGTGCATGGGCATCGTCACGCAGCTGCCCAAGGGCAGGGCACGCCTGTACGTCAAGGGCGCCTCCGAAATACTCCTGGCCAAGTGCACGCAGACGTTGCGCGACCCCTCGGCGGACGACTCGCTCGTCCCGCTCACGTCGGACGACAGCCGCACCATCGCACGCCTCATCGAGAGCTACGCCATGCGGTCCCTGCGAACCATTGGCATCTGCTACCGCGACTTCGACTCGTGGCCGCCCAAGGCGGCTCGGCGCATGGAGGGTGGCAAGGACCAGGTCGAGTTTAGCGACATTTTCCGCGACATGAACTTTGTGGGCGTGGTGGGCATCCAGGACCCGCTCCGTGACGGCGTCTACGAGTCGGTGCGGGCTTGCCAAaaggcgggcgtggtggtgcgcaTGGTGACGGGCGACAATAAGCTCACCGCGCAGGCCATTGCCAAGGAGTGCGGCATCCTGCAGCCCAACAGCATCGTCATGGAGGGCCCTGACTTCCGGAACCTGAgcaagctgcagcaggaggagctcaTCCCCCGGCTACACGTGCTGGCTCGGTCGAGCCCCGAGGACAAGCGCATCCTGGTCAAGcggctcaaggacaagggcgagACGGTAGCGgtgacgggcgacggcaccaaCGATGCGCCCGCGCTCAAGATGGCAGACGTAGGCTTCTCTatgggcatcgccggcacTGAGGTGGCTAAGGAGGCGTCGGCCATCATCCTCATGGACGACAACTTCTCGAGCATcgtcaaggcgctcaagtggggccgcgccgtcaacgacgccgtcaagcGCTTCCTGCAGTTCCAGCTGACGGTCAACATCACGGCCGTGGTGCTGACCTTTGTCACGGCTGTGTCTAGCGGCAAGGAGGAGTCGGTGCTGACGGCGGTGCAGCTGCTGTGGGTCAACCTCATCATGGacacgctggcggcgctggcgctggcgacggaccCGCCGCAGGACAGCGTGCTCGAGCGCAAGCCGGAGCCCAAGGGTTCGTCCATCATCTCGCCGACCATGTGGAAGATGATCCTGGGCCAGGCGGTGTATCAGCTGGTGATTACCTTTTTGCTATACTACGGCGTGCCCAAGggcctcatcgacggcatcatcaccaacgaGCCGCTCCCGGCCCAAGTGGTCAACACGCTCGTCTTCAACACGTTTGTGTGGATGCAAATCTTTAATCAGTGGAA TAACCGCCGCCTGGACAACAAGTTCAACATCTTTGAGGGCCTCACGAGCAACTGGTTCTTCATCGGCATCAGCGTCATCATGTGTGGCGGACAGGTGCTCATCATCTTTGTCGGCGGAGCGGCGTTCCAGATCGCAAATGGCGCGGGTCGAGACGCGGCACTCTggggcatcgccatcataCTGGGCGCCCTCTCGATCCCCATAGGCGTCATAATACGGCTTATTCCGgactcggcgctgctggcgctcaTTCCCGACTTCCTCAAGCAGCGGGCGCACAAGGTGCCGGGGCTGACGGTgtcggacgaggagatggacaTGTACCCGGAGCCGCTGGCGGACGTGCGGGACGAGCTCAACTTTTTACGGCGGATgaagggcgggcggctcaaCAACCTCAAGTTTGCGGTGCAGCACCCCAAGGAGACGCTGATgcggcggtcgcgcagcccGTCGCACTCGCGGTCCGAGTCGATGCACGCGCCAGTGATGCCGGAGCGCGAGGACAGCTTCGGGTCgcgagcgccgacgcccgacTCGCGGACGCGGTCCCGGTCGAACCGGTCGCGGTCCAACTCGGCGCTCGGGGCGCCGACAGTCATGGCGGGtatcgtggcggcgggcgtggcggccgggTGGGCGCCGTCAGGGCGGCCGagcgcggacgaggcggcggcggacagggGGCCGGAAAGCAGCGAGACGCGGAGAGAGTAA
- a CDS encoding uncharacterized protein (TransMembrane:1 (o88-108i)): protein MDHSPLSPSLSSSLRLVSWCFRCSGPVVSCRCLFASPPPCVAVVPLLIDRHTQRCRPTHDSCFSQKRLSTSFLRLTFPCLLEYSLLNALRLVTFCFALLTAALSWRLLTDDEALPISPPALQRHDGHDHICS, encoded by the coding sequence ATGGATCATAGCCCTCTctcgccctccctctcttcctctctccgTCTCGTGTCGTGGTGCTTCAGATGCTCAGGCCCGGTTGTATCGTGTCGTTGCCTCTTCGCCTCTCCGCCACCAtgtgtcgccgtcgtgcctCTTCTTATTGACCGGCATACTCAGCGCTGCAGACCAACACACGACAGCTGCTTTTCACAAAAGCGCCTCTCGACCTCTTTTCTACGTTTGACCTTTCCATGCCTACTCGAGTACTCACTTCTTAATGCTCTCCGCCTCGTCACCTTCTGCTTCGCCCTCCTGACCGCCGCCCTTTCCTGGCGCTTAttgaccgacgacgaggcgttGCCTATTTCGCCTCCAGCTCTGCAgcgccacgacggccacgaccacATCTGCTCCTAG
- the ppk32 gene encoding Protein kinase domain-containing protein ppk32 (COG:T~BUSCO:EOG09261YGB~EggNog:ENOG503NWRD) — protein sequence MFSSALKSISATNITANYSVSPTPTSTAGPWKIYDAKKKSTGKPYSVFVFDKKALDSHGSSLGRSGASSYKRSVDEVVERLKKEASSLAKLRHPSILELVEPVEETRGGGLQFVTEAVTASLASVLQEKDEQERAGGPGGRSSRYVTEDADGVRRRRELEIDELEIQKGLLQLSKALEFLHENAGLVHGNLTPDAVLINAKSDWKISGFAFCSPAEGSNKPTSIQGINLYEVLNMDPRLPRLVQLNLDYTSPDFVMDNNLTPSADMFSLGLLSVALYNSPHQSPLESHASLSSYKRLFSSSSSVPSSSNNFLSSRPLPKELSHHVLPRLITRRPAQRMTAREFQQSEFFDNILVSTIRFLDSFPAKTPNEKSQFLKGLVKVLPSFPKSVMEKKILPGLLDELKDRDLLAAILQNVFKIIELLPSARRAFGEKVRPALKEIFVVNAKQTQEKDPARDAGLMVFLEHLQAAADNSSGKEFKDDILPVILAAIECPTHSIVDAAMRTLPSVLPVLDFSTIKNELFPVVAAVFSRTNSLAIKVRGLQAFVILCGGSADAAADDGLNGLVEDKRKTSSSSALDKYTMQEKIVPLIRAIKTKEPAVMVAALNVLRIVGQSADAEFVAMDILPVLWSMSLGPLLDLKQFQTFMELIKNLSRRVEDEQSKKLQETSGSSNGATAGPNDDFLAFGGVTGTAFDASSGGGHEDDFESLVKGRPGAGDTSASNGAGLASWDETPSSVMPTTKSPSTTSTPQTPSFSWSTQTPASPMGVAAQPPSQGTGFRTVTPDLTRFGSLTPSSTQFSQPLQPTLPSQSSFQAAPAAAQPSASPSFNWSSSSSSTAAAATANPWASAASSTPNSYAPNYSSANPLSTMPSGFGGMTSSMGGMTLGAQRPSIGGQRSSSSSFSLPPPPGAGGGSSAGAGSSFGIKPPPPPQQQQQQQQTGWPSANKPMGSMGGGLGNTTFGAQQQQQQQQHKSGLDKYESLI from the exons ATGTTCTCCTCGGCGCTCAAGTCCATCTCCGCCACCAACATCACCGCAAACTACTCGGTCTCACCGACGCCcacctcgacggccggcccgtggAAGATCTAcgacgccaagaagaagtcgaCGGGCAAGCCATACagcgtcttcgtcttcgaTAAGAAGGCGCTCGACAGCCATGGCAGCTCCCTGGGCCGCtccggcgcctcgtcgtacaagcgcagcgtcgacgaggtcgtcgagcgcctgaAGAAGGAGGCCTCGAGCCTCGCCAAGCTGCGCCACCCCAgcatcctcgagctcgtcgagcccgtcgaggagacgagaggcggcggcctgcagtTCGTCACAGAGGCCGTCAccgcgtcgctggcgagTGTGCTGCAGGAAAAGGATGAACAggagcgcgcgggcgggcccggcggccgctcgAGCCGCTACGTAaccgaggacgccgacggcgtgcggaggaggagggagctCGAGATTGACGAGCTCGAAATCCAAAAGGGGTTACTGCAGTTGAGCAAGGCCCTCGAATTCCTGCACGAGAACGCGGGCTTGGTCCACGGCAACCTGACCCCGGATGCTGTCCTCATCAACGCCAAG TCCGACTGGAAGATCAGCGGCTTCGCTTTTTGCAGTCCCGCCGAGGGCTCCAACAAGCCCACCTCCATCCAGGGCATCAACCTGTACGAGGTGCTCAACATGGACCCGCGGCTGCCCAGGCTCGTGCAGCTCAACCTCGACTACACCTCGCCCGACTTCGTCATGGACAACAACCTGACGCCGTCTGCCGACATGTTCTCGCTCGGGCTTCTGTCCGTGGCGCTGTACAACTCGCCGCACCAGTCGCCGCTCGAGAGCCACGCCAGCCTCTCCTCGTACAAGCGgctcttctcctcgtcctcgtccgtgccctcgtcgtccaacAACTTCCTCTCCTCGCGCCCGCTCCCCAAAGAACTCTCGCACCACGTTTTGCCAAGGCTCATCacgcgacggccggcccagcGGATGACGGCCCGCGAGTTCCAGCAGAGCGAGTTCTTTGACAACATCCTCGTCTCCACCATCCGCTTCCTGGACTCCTTTCCTGCTAAGACGCCAAATGAAAAATCGCAATTCCTGAAGGGTCTCGTCAAGGTCCTGCCGTCGTTCCCCAAGTCGGTCATGGAGAAGAAAATCCTTCCCGGGCTGTTGGACGAGCTCAAGGATAGGGATCTTCTGGCGGCGATCCTGCAGAACGTGTTCAAGATTATCGAGCTGCTGCCTTCTGCCCGACGCGCATTTGGTGAGAAGGTGCGGCCGGCATTGAAGGAAATATTCGTCGTCAACGCAAAGCAGACGCAGGAAAAGGACCCGGCCCGAGACGCGGGACTCATGGTCTTTCTCGAGCACCtgcaggctgcggcggacAATAGCTCCGGCAAGGAGTTCAAGGACG ACATATTGCCTGTCATCCTGGCTGCCATCGAATGCCCAACCCactccatcgtcgacgctgcAATGCGGACCCTGCCATCCGTGCTTCCAGTCCTCGATTTCAGCACCATCAAAAACGAACTCTTccccgtggtggcggccgtcttcaGTCGGACGAACAGCCTTGCCATCAAGGTCCGCGGCCTGCAGGCATTCGTCATCCTATGTGGAGGGTCGGCCGACGcagcagccgacgacggcctgaATGGCTTGGTAGAGGACAAGAGGAAGACGTCTTCGTCGAGCGCCCTGGACAAGTACACGATGCAGGAGAAGATTGTTCCTCTGATCAGGGCTATCAAGACCAAGGAGCCGGCGGTGATGGTTGCGGCGCTCAACGTGCTGCGCATCGTTGGCCAGTCGGCTGACGCCGAGTTTGTGGCCATGGACATCCTGCCCGTCCTGTGGAGCATGAGCTTAGGCCCCTTGCTGGACCTCAAGCAGTTCCAGACGTTCATGGAGCTCATCAAGAACCTTTCGCGGcgggtcgaggacgagcagtccaagaagctgcaggagacgtcgggcagctccaacggcgcgacggccggccccaACGATGACTTCCTTGCTTTTGGAGGCGTGACCGGCACCGCGTTTGacgcgagcagcggcggtggccacGAGGATGACTTTGAGTCCCTGGTCAAGGGGCGACCGGGCGCTGGCGACACGTCGGCAAGCAACGGGGCCGGCCTAGCGAGCTGGGACGAGACACCATCCTCCGTCATGCCCACGACGAagtcgccatcgacgacgagcacgccgcAGACGCCGTCCTTTTCGTGGTCCACGCAGACCCCCGCCAGTcccatgggcgtcgccgcgcagccgccgagcCAGGGGACCGGCTTCCGCACCGTCACGCCCGACCTCACGCGCTTCGGCTCCctgacgccgtcgtcgacgcagtTCAGCCAGCCGCTCCAACCCACGCTGCCTTCACAGTCGAGCttccaggcggcgccggcggctgcgcagcccagcgcgtcgccgtcgtttaactggtcgtcatcgtcgtcgagcaccgcagcggcggccacggcgaatccctgggcgtcggcggcctcgtccacgcccaACAGCTACGCACCCAACTACTCGTCTGCGAACCCCTTATCCACCATGCCGtccggcttcggcggcatgacgtcctccatgggcggcatgacCCTCGGCGCCCAGCGGCCCAGCATaggcgggcagcgcagctcgtcgtcgtcgttttcgctacccccgccccccggcgccggcggcggctcctccgcGGGCGCTGGGTCGTCGTTCGGCATCaagcccccgccgccaccgcagcagcagcaacagcagcagcagacgggGTGGCCGTCGGCCAACAAGCCCATGGGGTCGATGGGCGGTGGCCTCGGTAACACCACCTTtggggcgcagcagcagcagcagcagcagcagcacaagtCAGGGCTGGACAAGTACGAGAGTTTGATTTAG
- the SIR2 gene encoding NAD-dependent histone deacetylase sir2, variant 2 (EggNog:ENOG503NU55~COG:B~COG:K), which translates to MADEHHAEADTCSPEEASRLRRELREYGPAVFCQRTVDAGRYSAKKLLTAFNIRAPAFLDGQPDEAYFSLLSLAISRELSKRAKLSRYNSVDDAVDLVRRASNIIVITGAGISTSLGIPDFRSKGTGLYSKLEHLGLGDPQEVFDIDVFKDDPTIFYSVARDIVPATDRFTPTHHFLAMLHRRGKLLTNYSQNIDNLEVKAGLPKDKLVQCHGSFGTASCVQCGFQMDGEAIFPDIKAGNIPRCPRCVQALLSGNGTNGHRRRKRKRSAGPNAAFSASGTASSSSSSGRRKPRRSQSGASSDDDDNSDYDLPEAGVMKPDITFFGEALPDEFSKRLTTHDREKVDLVIVIGTSLKVTPVSEIVSWLPPQIPQIYISRQPVSHINFDIDLLGDCDVVVAELCRRLAWPMVHEMAVPDAQPIDVVTEPGYRSRHAFEVRPMPPPPPPGKTTSTNTTTSKAATTTTTPANGAAGTAKNGAASVSASATATATTANGDVKNRSTAKKPVALP; encoded by the coding sequence ATGGCTGACGAGCATCATGCAGAGGCCGACACCTGCTCGCCCGAAGAGGCCAGTCGCCTCCGCAGGGAGCTGCGCGAATACGGCCCCGCCGTCTTCTGCCAGcgcaccgtcgacgccggccgctactcggccaagaagctgctcACGGCCTTCAACAtccgcgcgcccgccttcctcgacggccagcccgaCGAGGCCTACTTCAgcctcctctccctcgccatcTCGCGCGAGCTCTCCAAGCGCGCCAAGCTGTCGCGCTACAActcggtcgacgacgccgtcgacctcgtccgccgcgcctccaacatcatcgtcatcaccggcgccggcatctcCACCTCGCTCGGCATCCCCGACTTCCGCTCCAAGGGCACCGGCCTCTACTCCAAGctcgagcacctcggcctcggcgaccccCAGGAGGTCTTCGACATCGACGTCTTCAAGGACGACCCCACCATCTTCTACTCGGTCGCCCGCGACATCGTCCCCGCCACCGACCGCTTCACCCCTACCCACCACTTCCTCGCCATgctgcaccgccgcggcAAGCTGCTCACAAACTACTCCCAGAACATCGACAAcctcgaggtcaaggccggcctGCCCAAGGACAAGCTCGTCCAGTGCCACGGCTCCTTTGGCACCGCCTCGTGCGTCCAGTGCGGCTTCCagatggacggcgaggccatcttCCCGGacatcaaggccggcaaCATCCCCCGCTGCCCCCGCTGCGTCCAGGCCCTGCTCtccggcaacggcaccaacggccaccgccgccgcaagcgcaagcgctccgccggcccgaacgccgccttctccgcctccggcaccgcctcctcctcctcctcctccggccgccgcaagccccgccgctcccagagcggcgcctcgtccgacgacgacgacaactcCGACTACGACCtccccgaggccggcgtcatgAAGCCCGACATCACCTTCTTCGGCGAGGCCCTGCCCGACGAGTTCTCCAAGCGCCTGACCACGCACGACCGCGAAAaggtcgacctcgtcatcgtcatcggcaccTCCCTCAAGGTCACCCCCGTCTCCGAGATTGTCAGCTGGCTCCCGCCCCAGATCCCCCAGATCTACATCTCGCGCCAGCCCGTCAGCCACATCAACTTCGACAttgacctgctcggcgactgcgacgtcgtcgtcgccgagctctgccgccgcctcgcctggccCATGGTCCACGAGATGGCCGTCCCCGACGCCCAGCCCATTGACGTCGTCACCGAGCCCGGCTACCGCAGCAGGCACGCCTTTGAGGTGCGtccgatgccgccgccgccgccaccggggAAGACGACATCAACCAACACCACGACGAGCAAAGcggctacgacgacgacgacgcctgccAACGGTGCTGCCGGCACGGCCAAGAACGGAGCCGCCTCggtctcggcctcggccacggccacggccacgaccgccaacggcgacgttAAGAACCGCTCTACCGCCAAGAAGCCCGTGGCCCTCCCGTGA
- the SIR2 gene encoding NAD-dependent histone deacetylase sir2 (EggNog:ENOG503NU55~COG:B~COG:K), translating to MTMKRAPAGKAAAVALPPRSGNPDALDSLPAHPTLDDIKRAEANVSLAELEDRVNDVRESWDTDSLFEDVFLELSSTEANGDKKADTCSPEEASRLRRELREYGPAVFCQRTVDAGRYSAKKLLTAFNIRAPAFLDGQPDEAYFSLLSLAISRELSKRAKLSRYNSVDDAVDLVRRASNIIVITGAGISTSLGIPDFRSKGTGLYSKLEHLGLGDPQEVFDIDVFKDDPTIFYSVARDIVPATDRFTPTHHFLAMLHRRGKLLTNYSQNIDNLEVKAGLPKDKLVQCHGSFGTASCVQCGFQMDGEAIFPDIKAGNIPRCPRCVQALLSGNGTNGHRRRKRKRSAGPNAAFSASGTASSSSSSGRRKPRRSQSGASSDDDDNSDYDLPEAGVMKPDITFFGEALPDEFSKRLTTHDREKVDLVIVIGTSLKVTPVSEIVSWLPPQIPQIYISRQPVSHINFDIDLLGDCDVVVAELCRRLAWPMVHEMAVPDAQPIDVVTEPGYRSRHAFEVRPMPPPPPPGKTTSTNTTTSKAATTTTTPANGAAGTAKNGAASVSASATATATTANGDVKNRSTAKKPVALP from the exons ATGACCATGAAGCGGGCTCCCGcaggcaaggccgccgccgtggccctgccgccgcgcagtgGCAAccccgacgcgctcgacagcctgcccgcccacccgacgctcgacgacatcaagcgcgccgaggccaacgtgtcgctcgccgagctcgaggaccgcGTCAACGACGTTCGCGAGTCGTGGGACACGGACTCGCTTTTTGAGGACGTCTTTCTCGagctgtcgtcgacggaggCCAACGGCGATAAGA AGGCCGACACCTGCTCGCCCGAAGAGGCCAGTCGCCTCCGCAGGGAGCTGCGCGAATACGGCCCCGCCGTCTTCTGCCAGcgcaccgtcgacgccggccgctactcggccaagaagctgctcACGGCCTTCAACAtccgcgcgcccgccttcctcgacggccagcccgaCGAGGCCTACTTCAgcctcctctccctcgccatcTCGCGCGAGCTCTCCAAGCGCGCCAAGCTGTCGCGCTACAActcggtcgacgacgccgtcgacctcgtccgccgcgcctccaacatcatcgtcatcaccggcgccggcatctcCACCTCGCTCGGCATCCCCGACTTCCGCTCCAAGGGCACCGGCCTCTACTCCAAGctcgagcacctcggcctcggcgaccccCAGGAGGTCTTCGACATCGACGTCTTCAAGGACGACCCCACCATCTTCTACTCGGTCGCCCGCGACATCGTCCCCGCCACCGACCGCTTCACCCCTACCCACCACTTCCTCGCCATgctgcaccgccgcggcAAGCTGCTCACAAACTACTCCCAGAACATCGACAAcctcgaggtcaaggccggcctGCCCAAGGACAAGCTCGTCCAGTGCCACGGCTCCTTTGGCACCGCCTCGTGCGTCCAGTGCGGCTTCCagatggacggcgaggccatcttCCCGGacatcaaggccggcaaCATCCCCCGCTGCCCCCGCTGCGTCCAGGCCCTGCTCtccggcaacggcaccaacggccaccgccgccgcaagcgcaagcgctccgccggcccgaacgccgccttctccgcctccggcaccgcctcctcctcctcctcctccggccgccgcaagccccgccgctcccagagcggcgcctcgtccgacgacgacgacaactcCGACTACGACCtccccgaggccggcgtcatgAAGCCCGACATCACCTTCTTCGGCGAGGCCCTGCCCGACGAGTTCTCCAAGCGCCTGACCACGCACGACCGCGAAAaggtcgacctcgtcatcgtcatcggcaccTCCCTCAAGGTCACCCCCGTCTCCGAGATTGTCAGCTGGCTCCCGCCCCAGATCCCCCAGATCTACATCTCGCGCCAGCCCGTCAGCCACATCAACTTCGACAttgacctgctcggcgactgcgacgtcgtcgtcgccgagctctgccgccgcctcgcctggccCATGGTCCACGAGATGGCCGTCCCCGACGCCCAGCCCATTGACGTCGTCACCGAGCCCGGCTACCGCAGCAGGCACGCCTTTGAGGTGCGtccgatgccgccgccgccgccaccggggAAGACGACATCAACCAACACCACGACGAGCAAAGcggctacgacgacgacgacgcctgccAACGGTGCTGCCGGCACGGCCAAGAACGGAGCCGCCTCggtctcggcctcggccacggccacggccacgaccgccaacggcgacgttAAGAACCGCTCTACCGCCAAGAAGCCCGTGGCCCTCCCGTGA